The Moorena producens PAL-8-15-08-1 genomic interval TTAAATGACTTAATTGACAAAGCAAAATGGGCAACTGAGCAGCCAGTTTTATTGGCTTGTGATGGCATTAATGATCCTCAAAATTTAGGGGCAATTATTCGTACGGCAGAAGCTCTAGGGGCTCAAGGCTTAGTCATACCCCAACGTCGAGCTGTTGGTGTCACCTCAACTGTGAGGAAAGTGGCAGCAGGAGCTCTAGAAACCTTTCCTATTGCCAGAGTTGTCAATCTCAGTAATGCCCTAGAGCAGTTGAAAACTGCGGGCTTTTGGATTTACGGAACTGCTGCCGGTACTGGTAAACTTTTACACAAAGTTGATTTGACCGGTTCAGTCGTATTAGTAATAGGTTCAGAGGGGAATGGTTTAAGCCTAAGGTCACAAAGCTGCTGTGACATGTTAGTCTCAATTCCATTACAGGGTAAGACCCCTAGCCTCAATGCCTCAGCAGCAACTGCTATGGTGTTATATGAAACCTATCGGCAGCGTTGGTCAGACTTACTTTATCTAGATACTAATTCCAATCAACAGATTGTGAAACAAGAAATGTAAGTGGAATTATTATTAAGGATAATTGCCAGAAATGTTTCAATATTATACATTTGAGTTTAAAAAACTTATATTAACAATTAAACTCTAAATCTTACTGCTGATAGCTTTGGGCATTTCCTTCACCGCAAAGTAGCCCGTAAGCGAACGAAGTCAGCGCAGGTCTCGGAGCTTGCATCCGAGATAAGGCTGACCGTTCCAAGTATAGTTAGCATGTGCTGGAAATTTGGTATACAATGACGTGGAGTTTTTAACAAGTAAAAATACTTAATATAAAGATGTTAACTTCTTCCGAGCATATTACAGATTTATCCAATGCCCACTGGCAGAGCAATTCCCGTTCTGTTGTCACTGGTGACCCCCAGCTGAAGAAATTGATGACATCATATGGGGTGGACCAGCAAGTAAAGTACCTTCATTTACAGGCAGAAGTTGAATCCCTGTGGCAGCAGCAGCAATTACTTAAGCAACAACGGTTGGTTTTACGTTGAACAGACTTCCCGGCAGTTGTCGGGAACAGGGAACAGGGAACAGGGAACAGTGGACAAGAATTGACCTAAAGGGATGCGCTGCATCAAGAACACTATCAGAAAAATACTTTTGCAAGAGGTCTAACCAATGCGCTTAAGTACAAGTATTATAGTGTTTATCGCAGTTATGAGGTACAGTCTTGAAGCAGCGCATCCCTATTCCCTGTTCCCTCTTTTCTCTTCCCTATTCCCTGTTCCCTGTTCCCTGTTCCCTAAAATCCCGAAATTGTGTACCTCATAGCTATGATAATTGCTAGATAAGTACAAGCATTACTGAAAACGCTGATGCTTGGCTGACCAACGCTTAAGGCTATAGTTATTCGGTTCATCAATGACTATAGCTGCAGGACCGCCATCCCCTAAATCCGCGATCGCAGTCATGGAAGTGTTGGAATCTTGGGAAAATTCGCTGTAGAGTAAGGCTCCTGTGTCAGAAAAAATCATGGTGCGGGGTTTGTAGATAGTAGTTGCGCGGTCTGTATCTATCCCGTCATTAATACTATCCGATAGACCGACCTCGCTAGATTCTGAAGTAACCGATATTTCTTGATATAACGTTAGCACCGCCTCTGGCTGGTTGTTGCCAGTCAGCTCGATGGGTCTAACTGACCAATGCCCGATCTCCTGAAGCATCATTGGTAAACTAGGAAGGGGTCCTGGGGAGAACTGACCACTGTTGATTAACTCCTGCCAGAGTACTGGCAGCATGGCTGACACGGACTCGGGGTTAAGGTGGTAGAGTGCTGACAAAGTAATCGCACTTGGGTCTAACCAGCGCAGTCCTGTATCGGTGTGTGCTAGCAGGTGCTGATTAGAGCCATCAACAGCTAGAGCTTCACTAGGGAATTTCCCACCTGCTGCCAACAGCTTAATCATCCCTTCCTGGTAGGAAACCCCCTTGACCGTAGCTGTGGTTGACTGCTGAATACCATTATCACTCCAAAGGCTAATCCGAATCTGGGGGTCAACGTCTAAGCCCAAATATCGCCACAGTCGCTTTCCCTTAGTCAAAGTGGGCAGCCGTAAATCAGAAAAGGGCATCCACCGCCAACCGTGACCATCGTGAAATGTTTTTACCTGTACTTGATACCAAACTTCCTCGGGATTTTTTTGTAGAGTAACGGGGACAGATGGGCACGGGGACAGGGATGAAACTGCTATAGTCTCTTCCTCTGCTATAGAAACCAATTCAGTACTTTCCTGTTGCCTTTGGCAGTGCTGTTCTCCTATTCCCCCATGTGCATCTTCCGGTTGCAACCAATCCGTTGCGTTGACAGTTTGAATTATTTCTGAATTGCCAACCAGTTGACTGAAGTGCCTGACGATAGCTGGAACTGGGTTTAAGGCATTGTCCATATGGTTGAGGAGTTGGTAAACCTGGGGATTAGTTTGGGGTAATTCCTTCACCCATGCGATCGCTTTTTGAGGATCTTCCTGGGCTGCCAAAATCAATCCTCCCCAAGCTTGTACATTGCTGTCATCAGGATTGACCTCTAGTGCTGCTTCCACCCGCTCCCACAATCCCCCAGAATCGCTCTTTAGCATAGTGATAATCTCCCCTAACTGAGCACCATTCACTGCCGTCTGAAACACTGTTTTTGCCTCCCCCCAGCGACCATCCAGGAGATAGGCAAAGATAGCGGCACTGGCACTTGCCCAAATTTGATTTGCCTGAGACTCGGTCACCTGAGCGTGCAGTTTAACCAAATCCATTTGGGCTTGAGCCTCTGCTGACCAGTGTTTTGGTCTCTGTTGGTTCAACCATTGCCAAGCATCAGACCACAAACCATTACGCGCTAGATTTAAACCATTGCGATAGAGTTTAGTATCTATCGCTGTTTCGGCCAGGGAAATTTCCTCTAGATAAATCGGGTTGGGAACAAAAGACCGAGGTTGAATTTGGTAAACCTTGAACTGGGGTTCCAAGCCTACAGTATGATTAACCACTAATTCTGGAGTAGCACCACCGGTCACTTCCTGCCAATAGGGAGGACCTTCATTAGGGCTTGTCCACTCCAACATCATACTCAGGTGTGTCTGCTCTGGATTGTAATGAATAATTTGTCCATAGCTTGAGGGTGTATTCTCTGAGGCCACTTGACCCGAGAGGTTGAACCAAAACCCTTCCTCTAGAGCTTGTTCATCGAAACGATCGAGTTTGGTTAAAGGTAGTGAACGGGAGACACTAGCATCAGCCGATCCTGTGTTCACTTGGGTAGACAGCACAAAATATTCGATCGGGGCAGTGATAGGCAGCTGACTAACTAGCTGATAATACTTTTGTTGTCTATTGCTTTGTTCAAGGGGCTGATAGACTCTAAGTTCCACAATCTGGTCACAATTAGTTTGGCATGATGGTGGTGATGCCAAAATGGGTAGCAGCAACTCAGAGTTAAGGGCAAGGGGTGTTCCCGCCGTTAGTCCATTTTCACGAATCTCCCCTTGAATTTGCGCAAATGTCTTGGCAGATGAGGGAACAGTCTGGGGGATACGAGCCCAACTCGGCAAAATGTGATTGATCCAGACAATCGAATCAGGGTCAATTATTAACATAACCGCCACCCAGATACTACCGGCAATGATACCGCTAGTGGTGATTAAGGCAGCGATCGCGCCCAAGGTTGTTAACCAACCACCTCTACTAGACTTTTGCACTGATGTTTTAATAGTTTATCTTTCTAGTTTTTTCCTAGTTTTAAAAAAATGTTGGCGGCAATATAGCAGTTCTAAATTGGGTGAGGTACATGTTGGATTTTAGGCAACAGGCAACAGGCAACAGGCAACAGGCAACAGGGAAACAATCTTGTGTACCTCATAACTATGAGACACCCGATAGATGATAGATAGTAATTAGCGAAATTCTACATATTTTTGGACTTAAAGGCTAATTCGTCCACGTCCATGTCTTTGTCATTCTCCCTTGCTCACTCTAAAAATCGTGACTAAACCAGTTTGCTCACAGTCGCTGCGGCGTGCTAAACTCTAAACCCTACACCCTACACCCTAAACCCTACACCCTAAACCCTACACCCTGAGCCAAAGGCACCCTAACCCTAAATCCTTAACTTGTGATTACCTGCTCATATAGCTCACCAGCACGTTCCCAAGTATATTTCTGTTCAATATACCCTCGACCATTTTCAGACAGTTGTTTACGGAGTTGGCGGTCTTCAAATAACCGACTAATGCCATAAACATATTCTGTTGTATCATTTGCTCGCAATGCCCGCAAAGGGACATCCCCGCCATCAACTGTCAAGCCCTCCAAACCGCGATCGCTTCCCACGACCGGTACTCCTGCTGCCATCGCTTCCAGAGTTTTATTTTTTACGCCAAATCCACTTTGCATTGGCACCACAAATATAGTTGCCTTATGAAGGTGGTCTACTAAAGAAGGGACTGCGCCAGTTACACTAATCCCTTGGATCTCTTCTAACTCTAGCACCGCTTGCACCGGTTTGGGTCCGACCAATTCTAGCTTGGTATCAGCATAGCGCTCTGTAATTGCTGGGAACACCTCTAGGCTAAAATAACGAGCTGCTTTGATGTTTAGTGGGTTATCCATCGCCCCAGTAAATACTAATCTGTGTCCACCAGGATCAGAGATGCGCCTGGGAAATAAATTAACATCAACCCCATTAGAAATCAATGTAATTTTACTGTCTAGCTCAAATGATTCTATTTGCCGTCTATCTTCTGCTGTTGTGACTACAATGTCTGTGAACTTAGCACAATATTGCTCTTCATAGCGACGTAATAGGGGCAAATTCAACTGGTCTTTTAGCTGATTGTCTGATGTTTTGGTTTCCAGCTTGTCCAGAGATTTCCGGTATACAGAATGATGAATATTCACCACAGTTCGCAGCTGCTCCCGCCACTCTGGTCGCACATAAATTTCATTGGTACTGTGTTCACAGGTAATCAGGTCAAATTGTCCCGTCTCTACAGCCTGATCCAGCCATTGCTGCATTGGAGTTGAGTAGAGTTGGAGTACTTTCTGGGGCGTTCCCTGTTGCAAAATGGTACTCCAGCGCTGCAATTTATCCTTTATGCCTTTCTCTTGTTCTGATGGCTGCGGTTGGGGAAACATCACCAGTTCTTCCACCCACTGCTGCAATTTTTCTACATCGATCTCCGTGATCTCCTCAGAACGTTGAGTAACCAAGGTTATAGCATGACGCTTACTCAGGTACTTGAGTAAATTAAACGTCCTGACCTGAGTTGCCCCCCGCGTTGGCGGATAGGGAAAGGTTGTGGAGATCATTAGAATCTTCATAGGACGTTACTACTTTGAGCAATAAGTGACCAAAGAAAAAGGACAGGCAATAATTCATGCTTATCTCACTTTTTACATGAGTTAGCGATGCAGCGCGGGTTTTGGGAAGGCAGCGCGGTCTTGGAAGGCAGCGCGGTCTTGGGAAGGCAGCGCGGTCTTGGGAAGGCAGCGCGGTCTTGGGAAGGNCAGCGCGGTCTTGGGAAGGCAGCGCGGTCTTGGGAAGCAGCGCGGTCTTTGGAAAGGCAGCGCGGTCTTTGGGAAGGCAGCGCGGTCTTGGGGGTTCCCCCCATGAGCGACTGCCGNNTTCCCCCCATGAGCGACTGCCGTGGTTCCCCCCCAGGCCGGGGGTTCCCCCCATGAGCGACTGCCGTGGTTCCCCCCATGAGCGACTGCCGTGGTTCCCCCCCATGAGCGACTGCCGTGGGTTCCCCCCATGAGCGACCGCCGGTTTCCCCCCATGAGCGACTGCCGTGGTTCCCCCCGAGCGACTGCCGTGGTTTTCCCCCACTCGCGCTTTGCATCAAGACAAGGATTAATTTCTTTTATACTNTTTAAAAAAATCTAAACTTTTATTAAAATTTTGTAATTTTAATTGACTCCAACTTTTTTATTATATAAAAATACGTGATAATCGATATTGCCAAGGTTGGGGTTTTTTATAAATTCTGATTACTGCAGAGTAATTGCCGATTACCTATTACCCAAAACCCAAAAAAAAACAACAAAGAACACTACCGAAAAAATCGGACAGTATAAATATTTTTNTTTTTTTTANATCCNAATACATTTATACAATTGTGAATTTTCCTCTAGAAAATATAGTTAAAAATTCAAATTTTACCGATTGACCAACACCACCTAGCCCTAATCTCTCTATGACTTCGTGACGGTGATTTAGAGGGGTTTGCCACCGTCACGGGGTTTTTCCCACTCTCGGAATTTTTTAGATAAAATATATCCTAACTCCTAACCAGTGACTGAGATAGGGCTTGTTCGTAGCATTGACCAGCCCGATCCCAGGTGTATTCATCCTCGATCAATAAGCGCCCGTTTTGGGACAACTTTGCTCGCAGCTGTGGGTCTTCAAACAAACGAGTGATGGCACTAATATACTCCTTAACATGATTTGCCCGCAATGCTCGCAGAGGTGTATTGGCACCATCAACCGCCAATCCCTCCAAACCGCGATCGCTTCCCACTACAGGTACCCCACCCGCCATTGCTTCCAGGGTCTTGTTTTTAATGCCAAAGCCAGTCCGCATCGGTACCACACAGATAGTTGCTTGATGGAGATACTCTACCATTGATGGCACACGACCGGTGACCGTGATTCCCGATAATGCTGCCAACTCCAACACTGCAGGTACTGGTCTTGCTCCGACCAGGTCCAGGCTAGCATCTCGATAGCGTTCTTTAATGGCTGGAAAGACCTCCAAGCTGAAAAAGCTTACAGCATCAATGTTGGCTCGGTTATCCATAGCTCCAATAAAAACTATGCGATGTCCCCCTGGGTCAGCAGTGCGTTGGGGAAATTGAGTCAAATCCACCCCATTTGGAATCACCACAATTTTACCCGATGGCTTATAGGCAGCTATCTGGCTTTGATCCTCCGGTGTTGTGACCACAAGACCAGTAAATTTGGCACAGTATCGTTCCTCATAGCGGCGCAACAGGGGTAAATTTAACTGGTCTCTGAGCTGATTTTCCGAGGTTCCTGTTTCCAACTGATTACGGAAGGTACCATACACAGAACTGTGAATATTCACCACTGTTCCCAGCTGCTGTCGCCATTCTGGTCGTACATATATTTCATTTACACTATGTTCACAGGTAATAATGTCAAACCGTCCAGCCGCCACAGCTTCATCCATCCATTGCTGAATTTCCCGAGAGTAGAGATGTAGCACACTGGGGGGGATGCCTTGGCGAATAAAATTACTAAATCGCTTTACTTTGCCCCAGATTCCTCCTGAGGGATCACAAGGCTTTGGTTGGGGGAAAACCACCAATTCATCTACCCATTTCCCGAGTTTTTCCACTTCTTGATCCGTGACATCTTCTGAACGTTGAGTAATCATGGTGATATCATGACTTAACTTAAGATGTTTTAGTAAATTAAATGTCCGTACCTGAGTTCCTCCCCTAGTGGGGGGATAAGGAAAGGTGGCAGATAGCATGAGAATTTTCATCATATCTTCAGGTTAGGTAAGAAAGCGATGCAGCGCGGTCTTGGGGAGGCAGCGCGGTCTTGGGGGTTTCCCCCATGAGCGACTGCCGTGGTTCCCCCCATGAGCGACTGCATCAAGACATTGCTATAAGTTATATCTAGTTCGTTGTAACCGGACTTGATATCAGGCATCCAATAGGATAATTTTATGTCAACAAATCAATGAATTGAGTGGCTTGATAGTTTCATCTATAACAATACAATGATTCAACGAGTCCCCAAGGTTAGTGTGTGTATTCCTACATTCAATCGCGTTAATTTACTTCCTTATGCGATTGACAGTGTTATTAAACAAACGTATCAAGACTGGGAATTAATTGTCTGTGATGATGGTTCAACTGATGACACTCCTGAGTTAATGTCCCAGTATCAGGATAGCCGAATTAACTACATCCGTCACCCCAAAAATATTGGAAAAAGTAATAACATGCGCTCTGGATTTGATGCGGCATTGGGGGAATATTTTATTAAATTTGATGATGATGACCGGCTGACACCTGAATTTTTAGCCAAAACAACGGCTATCTTAGATCCAGACCATACTATTGATTTTGTTGGGACAGATCATTGGGTAATTAATAGTAATAATACTAGGGATGAATCAGCTACCAAATTAAACTCTCAGAGGTGGGGAAGAACTAAGTTAATCGAAGGGATTGTTGATAAGTTAATTGAGGTTGTTTTTATTCAGCAGAGCTTTCAAATTGGCGCTACGTTATTTCGGATGCAGGCGTTGAAAGATGTGGAATTTATGCGTCCTAACATCCAAAATTGTGAAGATAATGATTTATTCGTTCGGCTGGCTATTGCGGGCAAGAAAGCTTATTATTTACCCGAATTGTTAATGGAATATCGATTTCATGCCCAACAGCAAGGGATTAGTCGAGCAATTCCCTATTTACAGGATAAACTGCATTATCTAGAAAGTTATAACTTTGAGTCAGAAATGTTGGAGACAGTTAGGCGATCGCGTCTGACGGAAACTAAGCTACTACTAGGATTGCGGCTGATTGAAATTGGACAAACATCAACCGGACGTGAATTAGTTTGGTCAGGAAAAGCTTGCTCCCCCTCAAAAGCTTGGGTTGCTTTGGTGTTGTCCCTATTGCCACAAGGATGGCGTTCTCAGG includes:
- the rlmB gene encoding 23S rRNA (guanosine(2251)-2'-O)-methyltransferase RlmB yields the protein MANQNPSSDASSDASGQIKAEKSFVKQGENKKLSRSTPGNSHKNGKPPRKNYHSRKPRSKYSHHSEETQHKEHGYPKSKLVSSTEEDNDLIYGRHSVLAALQNQHQLNRVWIISQLRYDPRFHSLLVKAKANGTVIDEVAPKRLSQITKGGNHQGVAAQIAPYQYIDLNDLIDKAKWATEQPVLLACDGINDPQNLGAIIRTAEALGAQGLVIPQRRAVGVTSTVRKVAAGALETFPIARVVNLSNALEQLKTAGFWIYGTAAGTGKLLHKVDLTGSVVLVIGSEGNGLSLRSQSCCDMLVSIPLQGKTPSLNASAATAMVLYETYRQRWSDLLYLDTNSNQQIVKQEM
- a CDS encoding glycosyltransferase; translated protein: MKILMISTTFPYPPTRGATQVRTFNLLKYLSKRHAITLVTQRSEEITEIDVEKLQQWVEELVMFPQPQPSEQEKGIKDKLQRWSTILQQGTPQKVLQLYSTPMQQWLDQAVETGQFDLITCEHSTNEIYVRPEWREQLRTVVNIHHSVYRKSLDKLETKTSDNQLKDQLNLPLLRRYEEQYCAKFTDIVVTTAEDRRQIESFELDSKITLISNGVDVNLFPRRISDPGGHRLVFTGAMDNPLNIKAARYFSLEVFPAITERYADTKLELVGPKPVQAVLELEEIQGISVTGAVPSLVDHLHKATIFVVPMQSGFGVKNKTLEAMAAGVPVVGSDRGLEGLTVDGGDVPLRALRANDTTEYVYGISRLFEDRQLRKQLSENGRGYIEQKYTWERAGELYEQVITS
- a CDS encoding glycosyltransferase family 4 protein, translated to MKILMLSATFPYPPTRGGTQVRTFNLLKHLKLSHDITMITQRSEDVTDQEVEKLGKWVDELVVFPQPKPCDPSGGIWGKVKRFSNFIRQGIPPSVLHLYSREIQQWMDEAVAAGRFDIITCEHSVNEIYVRPEWRQQLGTVVNIHSSVYGTFRNQLETGTSENQLRDQLNLPLLRRYEERYCAKFTGLVVTTPEDQSQIAAYKPSGKIVVIPNGVDLTQFPQRTADPGGHRIVFIGAMDNRANIDAVSFFSLEVFPAIKERYRDASLDLVGARPVPAVLELAALSGITVTGRVPSMVEYLHQATICVVPMRTGFGIKNKTLEAMAGGVPVVGSDRGLEGLAVDGANTPLRALRANHVKEYISAITRLFEDPQLRAKLSQNGRLLIEDEYTWDRAGQCYEQALSQSLVRS
- a CDS encoding glycosyltransferase family 2 protein; translation: MIQRVPKVSVCIPTFNRVNLLPYAIDSVIKQTYQDWELIVCDDGSTDDTPELMSQYQDSRINYIRHPKNIGKSNNMRSGFDAALGEYFIKFDDDDRLTPEFLAKTTAILDPDHTIDFVGTDHWVINSNNTRDESATKLNSQRWGRTKLIEGIVDKLIEVVFIQQSFQIGATLFRMQALKDVEFMRPNIQNCEDNDLFVRLAIAGKKAYYLPELLMEYRFHAQQQGISRAIPYLQDKLHYLESYNFESEMLETVRRSRLTETKLLLGLRLIEIGQTSTGRELVWSGKACSPSKAWVALVLSLLPQGWRSQAFSVLRQFKP